A stretch of the Oceanicola sp. D3 genome encodes the following:
- a CDS encoding flagellar biosynthetic protein FliR, with product MIETLAQLLGFSQAALVTGFTVFLRVGAAMMMIPAFGEAGVPARIRLAAALAFTAIVAPMVDVPPASSLTDIALSLTLVSETVIGLVFGFGLRLFIYALQVAGSMAAQSTSLAQIFGASKDVDPQPAIGHLLVVSGLALAAMSGLHVQVALGFVQSYDVLPVGAVLGAGEAMEWGVARISASFGMAFSLAAPFIIAALIYNIALGVINRAMPQLMVAFVGAPAITAGGLILLFFSAPYLLSLWLEALQRYLATPLGG from the coding sequence ATGATCGAGACCCTCGCTCAACTTCTCGGCTTCTCGCAGGCCGCGCTGGTTACAGGCTTCACGGTGTTCTTACGCGTTGGCGCGGCGATGATGATGATCCCGGCGTTCGGGGAAGCGGGCGTGCCCGCGCGCATCCGCCTCGCCGCCGCGCTGGCCTTCACCGCCATCGTTGCGCCGATGGTCGATGTGCCGCCCGCGTCTTCGCTCACCGACATCGCGCTCTCGCTCACCCTCGTCAGCGAAACCGTCATCGGGTTGGTCTTCGGCTTTGGATTGCGGCTCTTCATCTATGCATTGCAGGTCGCGGGCTCGATGGCGGCGCAATCCACATCGCTGGCGCAGATATTTGGGGCTTCCAAGGATGTTGATCCGCAGCCCGCCATCGGCCACCTTTTGGTGGTGTCGGGCCTCGCGCTTGCGGCCATGTCGGGGCTGCACGTTCAGGTCGCGCTTGGCTTCGTGCAAAGCTACGACGTGCTGCCGGTGGGGGCCGTTCTGGGCGCGGGCGAGGCTATGGAATGGGGCGTTGCACGCATCTCCGCCTCTTTCGGCATGGCCTTTTCGCTGGCCGCCCCCTTCATCATCGCCGCGCTGATCTACAACATCGCGTTGGGTGTGATTAACCGCGCCATGCCCCAGCTTATGGTGGCTTTTGTCGGTGCGCCTGCGATCACTGCGGGCGGCCTCATCCTGCTGTTCTTCTCGGCGCCTTACCTGCTGTCCCTCTGGTTGGAGGCCTTGCAGCGCTACCTCGCCACGCCGCTTGGGGGCTAG
- a CDS encoding flagellar biosynthesis protein FlhB translates to MAGQSDEGEKQHEPTQKRLDDARKKGEVPRSTDVTTATAYGGLLLAAITAGATSVGSLGSTGIQLLAQADRLAPLMTGPGFATLSGGLIAKVATAISPWFVIPAVACILSLIAQRAITFAPEKLQFKLNRISPLSNAKNKFGRGGLFEFFKSFVKLTIISVVLFAYLNRRLPDMLAAAALEPGQVGALLGRLCLDFLLIVTAIMAAIATVDFMWQRAEHLRKNRMSHQELKDEHKDSEGDPHIRQQRRQKAIEIASAQMMGEVPKADVVIVNPQHYAVALKWNRLAPGAPVCLAKGVDEVAARIRETAQQAGVPIHRDPPTARALHATVQIGDEIHSDHYAPVAAAIRFAEAMRQKAKASYTRRAGQ, encoded by the coding sequence ATGGCGGGACAGAGCGACGAGGGCGAAAAGCAACACGAGCCTACCCAGAAGCGGCTGGACGATGCCCGCAAGAAGGGCGAGGTGCCGCGCTCGACCGATGTTACCACGGCCACCGCCTATGGCGGGCTTCTGCTGGCAGCAATCACGGCCGGGGCGACCAGCGTGGGCTCACTCGGCAGCACCGGCATTCAGCTTTTGGCACAGGCCGACAGGCTTGCGCCGCTGATGACCGGCCCGGGCTTCGCCACCCTCTCAGGCGGGTTGATTGCCAAGGTCGCCACCGCCATTTCGCCGTGGTTCGTGATCCCTGCGGTGGCCTGCATACTCTCGCTCATCGCGCAGCGGGCCATCACCTTTGCGCCGGAAAAATTGCAGTTCAAGCTGAACCGAATTTCGCCGCTATCGAACGCCAAGAACAAGTTTGGCCGTGGCGGGCTGTTCGAGTTTTTCAAGAGTTTCGTCAAGCTGACGATCATTTCGGTTGTGCTCTTCGCCTACCTCAACCGCCGCCTGCCCGACATGCTCGCCGCCGCCGCGCTGGAACCGGGGCAGGTTGGCGCGCTCTTGGGGCGGCTTTGCCTCGATTTCCTGCTCATCGTCACTGCGATCATGGCGGCCATCGCCACGGTGGATTTCATGTGGCAGCGCGCCGAGCACCTGCGGAAAAACCGGATGAGCCATCAGGAGTTGAAGGATGAGCACAAGGACAGCGAGGGCGACCCGCATATCCGCCAGCAACGGCGACAGAAGGCGATTGAGATCGCATCGGCGCAGATGATGGGTGAAGTGCCCAAGGCCGATGTCGTCATCGTCAACCCGCAGCACTATGCCGTGGCGCTCAAGTGGAACCGGCTGGCGCCCGGTGCGCCGGTGTGCCTTGCGAAGGGGGTGGATGAGGTGGCGGCCCGTATCCGCGAGACGGCGCAGCAGGCCGGTGTGCCGATTCACCGCGACCCGCCCACCGCGCGAGCGCTTCATGCGACCGTGCAGATTGGTGACGAAATCCACTCTGATCACTACGCCCCCGTGGCCGCCGCCATCCGGTTTGCCGAGGCCATGCGCCAGAAGGCGAAGGCCAGCTACACCCGGCGGGCGGGTCAGTGA
- a CDS encoding GNAT family N-acetyltransferase: MSKIDVTIGSPHHPEATALLNQSHALMKSLFPPEDNFFLDIDALAGPNIVFFTALLEGQVVGTGALAVKGGYGEVKSMFTDEAARGRGVAGRVLAAVEAEARARGLGWLRLETGNRLHAAHRVYRASGFTDCGPFGDYPDAASSIFMEKRLD, translated from the coding sequence ATGAGCAAGATCGACGTGACCATTGGCAGCCCCCACCACCCCGAGGCAACCGCGCTCTTGAATCAGAGCCATGCCCTGATGAAGAGCCTGTTCCCGCCCGAAGACAATTTCTTTCTGGATATCGACGCGCTGGCTGGTCCGAACATCGTGTTTTTCACTGCGCTGCTGGAGGGCCAAGTGGTGGGCACCGGGGCGCTGGCGGTGAAGGGCGGGTATGGTGAGGTGAAATCCATGTTCACCGATGAAGCCGCCAGGGGCCGGGGTGTGGCGGGCCGGGTGCTTGCAGCCGTCGAGGCCGAGGCGCGGGCACGGGGGCTCGGCTGGCTCCGGCTGGAAACCGGCAACCGCCTGCATGCCGCCCACCGCGTATACCGCGCCTCCGGCTTCACCGACTGCGGCCCCTTTGGCGACTACCCCGATGCCGCCTCTTCGATCTTCATGGAAAAGCGACTGGACTGA